CCCGCGCGATTTTTCCGTCCAGATTGCCGCCGTGCTGGAGGCGCTGGCAGGCGGAAAAGCGGACCCGATTTCAGCGGCGGTCGAGCGTTTGCAAAAGTTGGTGGCCGAGACGCCGCTGGAAGAATTGCCCGACGGCGCTCGCCCCAACGCGCGTCAACGGGCCGAGGCCGCGCGGCAAATCGGTCTGTGGTTGGTTGCCCGCGAGTGTGTCAAGCAGGAGCCGCTGCGCGATGCGGGCGACAAGTTCGCCGAGCGCGCCTTGCAGGCCGCGCGGCGGCAGCTCGATGCGATTTATGCCCTGGCCATGTTGCGCGAGCGGGGCCAGGCCGAGCTCGACCGCGGCGATCATGCGGCGGCCGAACGGTCGTGGGGCGAGATGTTGCAATTGGTGCTGCCACCACCCGCGGAAAAGAAGCGCGGGAGCGAGGGAGCAAGCCGTAGGGTGGAAAAAGCGAGCTTGCGAGCGCCGGCCCACCATCAGGGACAAGGCAGAAGGATGAAGGCAGAAGGCAGAAACCCATTTTCTACCTTCGTCATTCTACCTTCAGCCTTTAGGTCGGCGGTGGCTGGGGCAGAGCCTGGCCGCGAAAAACCCCGTACGTTCGCTCACGGTAGTGCGGCCAGGCGATGCCCCGGCGCCGACCAACCGGGGCATCGCCTGGCCACCTCGCTTGCTCTGTTGTCCAACGTCGATCCGGCCAGGCTCTGCCCCAGCCATCGGCTGAAACTGGCGGCAAACATCGCGGCCGCTACCCTCGTCACATACCAGTATATCGATCAGGCGCAGCGCCCCGCGGCGCCGACCGCTCGACCGGCAAACCCGGCAACAAAACCTGTCGGCTTGCCCGTCGCCACGCTGCAACAGTTCGACCAGGCGATGGACATCGCCGCGCTGGCGGCCGAGCACAAGCTGCACGAATTGAGCCTGCGCGCGGTGCGCGAGGTGCTGCGGGCCGGCCCGCCGGCCGTGCCCATGAAGGCCATGCAGCGCGGCGGTCCCGGAATGGTTGTTCGCTCGCGGTCGAACCAGCCCGACAACGACCAGTCGCAAATTGCTCAACGCGTCGAGCAGCGGCTCAGCCGGCTCGACGCGCTTTGGAAACGGCGCGCGGCCCCGCCCGAGGCGGTCTATCAAACCTTGGTCGAGGCCGTCATGCCGGCGGGCAGACCTGGAGAAATCCTGCTTTACGCTCCACCCTTGACCGTCGGCTCGCTGCGCAACCCGACAAGCGCCGGCAAACTGCTCGTCGACTGGGCGACGCGCGCCGGCTGCGCCGACCGCTTGCGCCAGCGAGTCAACGGGCGTTTGGAACAGCCGTTGGCCCAGTTGCCCGGCTACGTGCTCTTGGCGCAATTGGCCCTGGCCACGGGCGATCGCCAGGCCGCGACGGCGAGCTTCGATTGGCTGCGGCAGCGCATCGCCGGTGAAACGCTGCAAAGCTCGGCGGAGATGGCCTGCCACGCCGCCCTGCCCGCGCTGGACGACGGCGAGCTGGCGCCGAAGGCCGTCGGCATCGTCGAAACGGCGGCCAAGAACTTGTCCGCCCAGCCGAACCAACAGTCGAACGACGAGCCGGCGGCCAGCCTGCTGCTGCTGTTGGCCCGGCACCAATTGCGGCACGGCGCCGTCGAGGCCGGCCGCAAAAGCCTGCTCGACTACCTGGCCGTCTGCCAGCAAATGAACGTCCGGTATACCGGCGACTACGGCATCTACCGCCGCAAGCAGCAGCTTGCCAAGGTGGCGACCGAGCTGGCCACGGCCGGCCAGTTCGACGAGGCGCTCGACATGCTGGGGCAATATGCCGACACCGAGATCGGGTCCAACTATGGCCAGATCGACGTCGGCCCGGCCGTGGTCGCGTTGGTCCGGCAGCTTGCCTCGGCGCCGGCCGCCGAACGCTACGAAAAACTCAAGCAGTGGTCGCTGCCGGCCAAAGACCGCAAATCGGTGCGCCTGCTGGCGGCATTCGTGCCGCAAGAGGAATTGCCCGAAGCCTTTCATGACGTCGCCAGTGCTTCAGCCGCAGCGGAGAATCGTTCATCCGGCGGCCTGACGAAGTTCAGTAACGCTTCCGGCGACCTGATGAGCACACTCACGATGCTCGTCGAAGCGGCACAGGCCGGCGGCCAGCTCGATGAGCTGGCCAAGCTCGCACATGAGGCCGCTCACGATCCGGACCAGAAAATCGAGAACGCCGCCGCGCTGGAAATCGTCGTCCAACTTGCACGGCGCAGGCCCGAAAACGTGCGTGAGGCGGCCACGGCGCTGGCGGCCGAGCTGGCGAGCACGCCGCCCGCCCAGGCCTGGAGGGCGAGCGGTCTTCCTGGGGCCGAGTACCTCGCGGCGAACGCCTGCGCGTCCAACGCGGCTTTAGGCGATGTGGGAATGGGGATGCTGGCAACGCTGCTCACGCATGCCCAGCAAAGTCAAAATCATCCGCTGCTGTCACACCTGCGGATCGACGTGGCCGATCAAACGGCGAGGCGGCTGGGCCAGCAGCGGAAGGACCGGGTCGATGAATTAGTTCCCTGGCAGCCGGCGCTTTTCATCTCCGCGTCGATGCATCGTTCCGGCGCCGCTCGGCCCTGGTGGGCGGTCGACGGACGCCAGGCGGTGCATGTCGGCGGCGGAGAATCGGACCACTTCATTTTCGACTATCCGCTGACCGGTACCTTTGAGATTACCGCCGATCTGCTCGACGGCATGTGGGCCGAAGCCAATCTTGGCTACGGCGGCCTTTGCGTGGAAGCCTACACGACGGGTCATCTGGACGTTTGGCCGGTCGGGCATCACGAGCAGATCCGGCGCCCGACGGCCTCGCTGATGCGCCAGGGAAGCTACAATCACTACGCCATCCGCGTGTCGCCCGACGCGGTCCGCTTTTCGGTCAACGGCAAACCGGTCTATCGCGACGACGCGCCAAGTTCCTGCGCTCCCTGGCTCGACCTGTTCAGCAGCCGCGAGCGCCGCACCGCCTTCCGTAACGTGCGGATCACGGGCAAGCCGGTCGTTCCCCGGCGGGTCGAACTGGTCAAAGGCGACCGGCTGGACGGCTGGTTGGCCCAATTTTACAACGAGAGCCAACCTGCCCGGATCTACAAAGGTGAACCGAACGATCGTTCGGGCGGCTATTATCTCTTTCGCAATGTGGTTGGACCGGCCGATTACGACTGGCGGGCGGCGGAGGGCGTGATTCACGGCCGCCGCGCGCAGGGCCTCGCGCCAGGATCGTCGCAGAGCCGACTGCACTACATGCGCCCGCTGCGCGACGGCGAGACGTTGCGATACGAGTTTCTTTACGAACCCGACGCCACGCACGTCCATCCGGCGCTGGACCGCCTCGTTTTCCTGATCGAGCCGGAAGGCGTGGCCCCGCACTGGATGACCGACGGCGAAACGGACAGCACGGAATTGCCGGCCGACAATGTCGCCGCCGAGCCGGCCCATCGTCGCGGGCCGCGGCCGTTGCCGCTGAAGCCCGGTGAGTGGAACGCGATGGAGCTGCGGTTGGCTGCCGGCGAACTTTCGCTCGTCTTGAACGGCGGCGAGATTTACCGCCGGCCGATGGAAGCAAGCAACGACCGGCTGTTCAGCCTGTTTCACTATAAAGATCGCACGGCGGTGCAAGTGCGCAATGTCGTGCTGTCGGGCGACGATTGGCCGAGCGAGCTGAGCGAGGCCCGGCTGGCCAATCTGCTTCTGCCGATCGACGCCGAGCGAAACATCGACCCGGCGGGCCTGACCGACGCGCTGTTGGGCGAAGAGAACGTCTATCTCGGCACCTGGCAAGTGTGGCAGACGGCGCGGTCGCTGCCCGCAGCCGAGCGCTACTTGTTTTTACGCGATTGGGTGTTGCCCGATCCGGTCCGCGGTTCGGTGGTGCGGCTGTACGGGAACTTTACGCCGACCGATCCCGCGCCGCCGGTGGCGGAGTCGGTAGGCGTGACAGCGCCGCATGATCAACGTCTGCGCCGCGTGTCCAGCGGAGGCGAGCTGGTTGTTCCGGCGCTCGACCTGGTGGCGGTCGCCGCCGAGTTGGGCAAGCTCGACGAGCTGCGTTCGCTGGCCGAAGCGCGGGCGGCGGGCGACGAGTTTGCCGCCCGAGGCAAGGATGCACTGCTGGCCTTGATCGCCGTCGCCACGAACAATGACGATCGGGCCCAACAGGTACTCTCCGCGCTTTACCCGCATACGAAGAACAGCACGAAAGACGAAGCCGAATACCGTCGCTGGTCCGCGCTGGTGGCCGCTTGGGCGGCCTTCGAGCGTCCCGCGCTGCGGCCCATCGCCCTGGCCATGCTGAACCAGATCGCCGACGGCAGCCCGCAAACGGGCGTCCGCTGGGAACGCACCGCGCGTCATTTGCGCGCCCGCGCGTTGCTAGCTTCGATGCCCGACGGAAACGTGTCTTTCGGCAGCCCGCCGCCGCTTACGCAATGGCGGACAGCCACGCACGCGACCGCCGTCAGCCGCGGCAGCGGACAGCCGCCCATGCACTGGCAGCACCGGCCCGGCGGGCTGATGCACTACGCCGGACATGACTTCGATTACGTGTATTTCGGCGTGCCCTTGCGGGGAGATTTCGAGTTAGAGGCCGAGCTGAGCACCTTTGGCTGGCGAGAGATCACCAGCTCCTACGCCGCTTCCATTTTTGGCGTTGTCTACGACCGCAAGAGCTACACGCAGTCGACGTTCGAACGCGGCCGGCCCAACGGCGTCATCGATCCGCCGCTCGACGACCTCGGTCATTGGTATCGCTATCGTCTGTCGGTCAAGAACGGTCAGTCCACGGCGTTTGTCAACGGCCGGCAAATCGTCACCCAGCGTTTGCCCGACGAACCCGATCCCTGGTTGGTCTTTCGCTCGTGGGGACTGTTCAACGCCGAAGCACGGCAGGTCCGCATCACCGGCACGCCGCAGGTGCCTGCCGAGCTGCGCTTGTCGGCGGCGGCCAATCTCGACGCCTGGCTGGCGGAATACTACGGCGAGTCGGTGGCGGGCGACGGGCCGAATTGGGAGAAGCGCGGCGAAGAGATTTTTGGCCGCAAGCTGGCCCACACCGCCGGCACGCGCCAGAGTCTATTGCAGTATCATCGTCCGCTGTTCGAAGACGGCCAGATCGACTATGAATTCTATTATCAGGCCGGCGAAGCGGCGGTCGCGCCGGCCATCGACCGGCTGGCTTTGCTGCTCGAGCCGTCGGGCGTCGATATCCATTGGCTCTCGGACGCTCAGCACGATCGCTCCGGCTTGACGCCCGACAATCGCGCGACCGAGCCGCAGAACCGCCGCGGCCCGGCGATGTTGCCCCTCAACGATCGGGCCTGGAACCGCGTGCGGCTGACGCTTGTGGGCGATACGGTCACCTTGCAGCTTAACGGCGTTGAAGTGTACCAGCGCGACCTCGAGCCGACGAATCAGCGGGTGTTTGGGCTGTATCACGACGCCGCGCAAACCGAAGCCCGTGTGCGCAACGTGGTCTACCGAGGCGACTGGCCGAAGTCGCTGCCCCCGCTCGCCGAGCAGGAACTGGCCGTCTCCCCGGCCGTGCGCGCCGCGCTCGATCCGAAGAAGGTCGTCGCCGAATTCAAATACGATTTTCGCGGCGGCAAGCCGCTCGCCGCCCAGTTGTCGCCTGCTGGGCAAAATGCCGCGAAGTACATCACACGGCCGGCCAGCGGCGCCAGGATCGTGTTGCCGGCGAATCAAGAAAAGCCCAACGCCGTGGGTTATGAGACGAACTTCCGGCTCCGCGGCGACTTTGAAGTCGTGGCGGTTTATAGCGGGCTGAAAACGGTTTCAGGCCCCAAAGCCTGGGGTCCCGGCATCGATCTGCAACTGCGGCTGAACGGTTCCGACAACGCCGACCTGCTGTTCGAGCGGCGGCAGCGGGAGGACGGCCAGCACGTGCTGCAATCGATCTACGCCCGCGACTTGCCCGGCAAGCTCGACCGGCCGAGCATGCTCAAAGGCAACACGATCGCGGCGGCGTCCGGCAAGCTGAAGATCGTGCGCAGCGGACCGATGATCTACTTTCTGTTCGGCGAATACGGTTCTGACGACTACCGCTTGCTCTCGGAGGAACGGGCCGGCGACGCCGACGCGTTGCGCGTGAAGGTCTACGCTCGTGCATTCAGCAAACAGAGCGGCGTCGACGTTGTGCTGGAGGAGCTTTCGATTCGCGCCGAATCGTTCGTGGCTCCCGGCAAGGCGCCGTAAGTTTTCACAAAGTCGGGTGGTTGCTAAAAGCAGTGGGCCGGCAAAGCCTAAGCTCGCCGGCCCACTCTGCTGTTTTGGCCGCAGTCGACATTAGTAGCAGTCGACATTAGTCGCGGCGACTTTAGTAGCGGCGACCGTGCCCGCCACCGCCACCTCCTCCGCGGCGACCGCCACCACCACCACCGCCACCGCCGCCGCTGCGCTCTTCGCGCGGACGGGCTTCGTTGACGATCAGCGCGCGGCCTTCGTGCTGCTGCTCGTTCAGGCCCTTGATGGCCTCACGCGCCGCATTATCGTCGGCCATTTCCACGAATCCAAAACCCTTGCTACTACCAGTGTCGCGGTCCTGAATTACCTGCGCACTGCGCACTTCGCCGAAGGGGGCAAACAGGGCCTCCAACGCGGCGTTGTTGATTTGGTAGCTCAGATTCCCGACATACAACTTCTTACCCACGATTCAAACTCCTGATGGGCAAACGTGACCCGTTTTCGTCTTTCCGGGCCGTGAGAAAGGGGCCAAGCATGGTGGCCCGCCAGGTGGGAAGTTCGAGAGAGAAATCGCGGGAGATTCGCGAAGAACCAACGAGACGATTCGCGCGTCGACAAACCAACCACCGCTACTATAGCATATTGAGCTTCCGAGGGAAGAGCGCTTAGCCCTTAATCCGGTCGGGCTGGTTGCCTCCCGCGGCGTGTTTCTCCAAAAACTCGATGATTTTTCCGGCTACGTCCACCGTGGTGGCCCGTTCGATGCCCTCCAGGCCGGGCGACGAATTGACCTCCATCACCACCGGCCCGTGGTTGGACCGCAGAATATCGACCCCGGCCACGTTCAGCCCCATGGCCTT
The DNA window shown above is from Pirellulales bacterium and carries:
- a CDS encoding RNA-binding protein; amino-acid sequence: MGKKLYVGNLSYQINNAALEALFAPFGEVRSAQVIQDRDTGSSKGFGFVEMADDNAAREAIKGLNEQQHEGRALIVNEARPREERSGGGGGGGGGGRRGGGGGGGHGRRY